Proteins found in one Kluyveromyces marxianus DMKU3-1042 DNA, complete genome, chromosome 2 genomic segment:
- the MCH5 gene encoding riboflavin transporter, which yields MDTDRIEQPDVLSPQASRSLLMRKSQVKPDIEKNDLCDINTHTEQTRPVKSGKKMPSFIEDDGIVYPEGGLKAWIVIFGCFCGFIPVFGMLNTIGVIETYVGKNQLSDVSSSTVGWVFSIYSFVNFASCIFSGTYFDRNGAKLPLVVGSLFHVGGLFGMANSTRLWHFILSFSILTGLGNGILMSPLVSVPSHYFLARRGTATAVATTGGSIGGIMYPLILRKFFAMHQGSSDFYGFVWGIRTLAFINMFLLLIAMSLARERLPHKDLSEEEKAIPVWRRILNTYFVRSFDIFAFKELKYAFCVFGTLFGEISIITGITYFGSYAMKQGMKESTTYLLFMVINIAGIPGRWLPGIFSDIFGRFNVAIFTLSILTLLTFVMWLPFANSEGVLFAFSALYGFFSGSIFSILPVCCGQISKTEEFGRRYSTMYFVVAFGTLVAVPISGAIIGTDKSSAGYDHYVIWCGVTSFVSASCYFISKTIAVGFNRSRF from the coding sequence ATGGATACCGATCGCATTGAACAGCCCGACGTATTGTCGCCTCAGGCTTCGAGATCGCTGCTAATGCGTAAGAGTCAAGTAAAGCCAGATATCGAAAAGAATGATTTGTGTGACATTAACACGCATACAGAGCAGACCAGGCCTGTCAAGTCTGGGAAGAAGATGCCAAGTTTCATCGAGGACGATGGAATAGTGTATCCTGAGGGAGGCTTGAAGGCCTGGATTGTTATTTTCGGCTGCTTCTGCGGGTTTATTCCAGTTTTTGGTATGTTGAACACCATTGGTGTTATAGAAACATACGTGGGTAAGAACCAGCTTTCAGAcgtctcttcttctactgTGGGTTGGGTCTTTTCCATCTACTCGTTTGTGAACTTTGCGAGCTGTATCTTTTCCGGAACATATTTTGACAGAAACGGTGCGAAATTGCCATTGGTTGTTGGGTCTTTATTCCATGTGGGTGGGCTCTTCGGTATGGCCAATTCCACCAGGCTATGGCATTTCATCTTGTCCTTCTCCATTCTCACTGGTTTAGGTAACGGTATACTTATGAGTCCCTTGGTCAGCGTCCCCTCCCATTATTTCCTGGCCAGGAGAGGTACTGCTACCGCTGTGGCCACAACGGGTGGCTCCATTGGTGGTATCATGTATCCGCTTATATTGAGAAAGTTCTTTGCCATGCACCAGGGCTCGAGCGACTTTTACGGGTTCGTCTGGGGTATCAGGACTTTGGCTTTCATCAACATGTTTCTCTTGCTGATCGCCATGTCGCTTGCCAGAGAAAGGCTACCACACAAGGATTTGAgtgaggaagaaaaagctaTTCCAGTCTGGAGGCGCATATTGAACACTTACTTCGTTCGCAGTTTTGATATCTTCGCCttcaaagagttgaagTACGCcttttgtgtttttgggACGCTATTCGGTGAGATTAGTATAATCACTGGTATCACATATTTCGGTTCATACGCAATGAAGCAGGGCATGAAGGAGTCTACCACATATCTATTGTTTATGGTCATCAACATTGCCGGTATTCCTGGTAGATGGTTGCCAGGAATCTTTAGCGATATTTTCGGTAGATTCAATGTGGCCATATTCACTCTTTCTATACTCACACTCTTGACATTCGTCATGTGGCTACCATTCGCAAACTCCGAAGGCGTTTTGTTCGCTTTCAGTGCTCTCTATGGGTTCTTTTCTGGTAGTATTTTCAGCATTCTTCCAGTTTGCTGCGGCCAAATCTCGAAAACAGAGGAATTCGGAAGAAGATATTCTACAATGTACTTCGTTGTTGCCTTTGGTACGTTGGTCGCAGTTCCTATATCTGGTGCCATCATTGGTACAGACAAGAGCTCTGCAGGATACGACCACTATGTTATTTGGTGTGGTGTGACATCATTTGTGTCCGCATCATGCTACTTCATCTCTAAAACCATAGCTGTTGGCTTCAACAGAAGCAGGTTCTAA
- the BIL1 gene encoding Bil1p, which yields MSTQPIITSNSKDSKDSSEHPTSDVPTVFDVASDIQQSLQDLLRKVNEDDAVFNKSVNSIYDKLKKMEE from the coding sequence ATGTCTACACAACCCATAATTACGAGTAACTCGAAAGATTCCAAGGATTCAAGCGAGCATCCAACCAGTGATGTCCCTACAGTATTCGATGTTGCATCAGATATCCAACAAAGCTTACAAGACCTTCTTCGAAAGGTGAATGAGGATGATGCAGTGTTTAATAAATCTGTGAACTCAATTTACgataaattgaaaaagatggaAGAGTAA
- the SNU66 gene encoding U4/U6-U5 snRNP complex subunit SNU66, whose protein sequence is MGDITSISLEETNKIRASLGLKLIPIPVNNVPIEHDKEVHTLKKKVRTSHPETTTYETQHTYEHERLRNRIQESKKHLDSSHGNREIEDVESIDDWLANVGKESTNKGNTLPPAVKSKNTFGVSENVTDITIPNELKTLVDEKPIILTLKDTTENDTNGEDGYEDILENEKHSHDKQDAENLKLRQLNKNRRLGKVSLYDYEREENEDDVLREMESIAGTQSSSNKIRIESDSSDEDNVIQDYAPIKLKKRKKISANQTKPRKIDNNKMMKVDLVNLDDDVTEEPPQILFKVKRKPQKAEENEANIQQVNHHDNAKKMGIHILNNSKDGFIFDDTDEFLDSLKGDVLKRESETRPIKIDLKNPQRTQSEMTPETSTSEWKEGKEKELDFSEGVAGMISFLKEKNILKSQNGSGQTSGSKTVRSGMVNLEEAKTLRSIDTSSKELSSHLNSQAMDLSEEESRKVQLSNEENIASKLHRIQSEKLQNYNPNVELSYRDSEGNELTTKEAYKKLSQSWHGTKSNRKTIEKQRKKIAQRRNVMEKESLFDD, encoded by the coding sequence ATGGGTGATATCACTTCGATATCATTAGAAGAAACTAACAAAATTCGAGCTAGTCTTGGACTAAAGCTTATCCCAATTCCTGTAAATAATGTGCCGATTGAACATGATAAAGAGGTACATACcctaaagaaaaaagtaCGAACAAGTCATCCAGAAACTACTACTTACGAAACTCAGCATACCTATGAGCATGAAAGACTTAGAAACAGGAttcaagaatcaaaaaagCATCTTGATTCTTCTCATGGTAATAGAGAAATCGAAGACGTTGAAAGTATTGATGACTGGCTTGCGAATGTTGGTAAAGAGTCAACAAATAAAGGAAACACTTTACCCCCTGCCGTCAAGTCGAAGAATACATTTGGAGTATCGGAAAATGTTACAGATATTACTATACCAAATGAGCTCAAGACTTTAGTGGATGAGAAGCCAATAATCTTAACACTAAAGGATACGACTGAAAACGATACCAACGGTGAAGATGGGTACGAAGATATTTTAGAAAATGAGAAACATTCTCATGATAAACAAGATGCAGAAAACCTAAAACTACGACAGCTCAATAAAAACCGTAGATTGGGTAAAGTGTCGCTATATGATTACGAAAGGGAGGagaatgaagatgatgtttTAAGGGAAATGGAATCAATAGCAGGAACTCAGTCTAGTTCGAATAAAATAAGAATAGAGAGTGATAGTTCGGATGAAGACAACGTAATTCAGGACTATGCACCAATCAAACtaaaaaagaggaaaaaaatatccgcaaatcaaacaaaacctAGGAAAATTGACAATaacaaaatgatgaagGTTGATCTTGTAAATttggatgatgatgttacCGAAGAGCCTCCTCAAATATTGTTCAAGGTGAAACGTAAACCTCAgaaagcagaagaaaatgagGCAAATATCCAGCAAGTAAACCATCATGATaatgcaaagaaaatgGGAATTCATATTTTAAATAACTCTAAAGATGGGTTTATTTTCGATGATACTGATGAATTCTTGGACTCACTCAAAGGAGATGTTCTTAAAAGAGAGTCAGAAACTCGACCAATAAAAATAGATTTGAAGAACCCACAGAGGACTCAGAGTGAAATGACCCCAGAAACCTCAACGTCCGaatggaaagaaggaaaagagaaagagttAGACTTTTCCGAAGGTGTGGCAGGAATGATATcctttttgaaagagaaaaatatacTCAAAAGCCAGAACGGTAGTGGTCAAACATCTGGCAGCAAGACTGTAAGGAGTGGAATGGTGAATTTAGAAGAGGCTAAAACTCTGAGATCTATCGACACTTCCTCTAAAGAATTGAGCAGTCATCTAAATTCTCAGGCAATGGATCTTTCAGAGGAGGAATCACGGAAGGTTCAACTCTCGAATGAGGAAAACATTGCTTCTAAATTACATAGAATACAATCtgaaaaattacaaaacTATAATCCAAATGTGGAATTATCTTATAGAGACTCGGAAGGTAATGAGctaacaacaaaagaagcataTAAGAAACTATCTCAATCCTGGCATGGTACAAAATCAAACAGAAAAACCATAGAGAAACAACGGAAAAAAATTGCTCAACGTAGAAATGTTATGGAAAAAGAGTCATTGTTTGATGATTAA
- the RRG7 gene encoding Rrg7p: protein MSWKGLLKGSFPKDTIQRYIVANEGIANSTVFQGTLYELTVMRELMEKLRMEHMQVVGGSYDGGVDIRGRWDVTPIITEVDRHIHFEELPKRIKVNNTTIKPWRHRVKPSKYLDCYVQCKAFNSEKITGRQVRELIGVFAMQVPLSKRSSSIMIMSAPTLFTKDGITLFNEAQIPMIFTRVEMISALGNGNFDVENSGKLLQYYENDYASKLLANCGIKEWLKLRAYEAINKNEL, encoded by the coding sequence ATGAGTTGGAAAGGGTTGTTGAAAGGTAGCTTTCCGAAAGATACGATACAGCGATACATAGTAGCAAATGAAGGAATTGCCAATTCTACCGTGTTTCAAGGTACACTGTATGAACTTACTGTGATGCGAGAATTGATGGAAAAATTACGAATGGAGCATATGCAGGTTGTCGGTGGATCATACGATGGTGGTGTAGATATAAGAGGTCGCTGGGATGTTACTCCTATAATTACAGAGGTCGATAGGCATATTCACTTCGAAGAGTTACCgaaaagaatcaaagttAACAACACCACGATAAAGCCATGGAGACATCGTGTCAAACCAAGTAAGTATTTGGATTGTTATGTTCAGTGCAAGGCATTTAACTCGGAAAAAATAACAGGACGGCAAGTGAGGGAGCTTATTGGGGTATTTGCGATGCAAGTGCCGCTTTCGAAGCGTAGTTCTAGtataatgataatgagCGCACCAACTTTATTTACAAAGGACGGAATTACACTTTTTAACGAGGCGCAAATACCGATGATATTTACCAGAGTGGAGATGATTTCAGCGCTTGGCAATGGGAACTTTGACGTGGAGAATTCGGGAAAATTACTGCAGTATTACGAGAATGATTATGCTTCAAAATTGCTTGCCAATTGTGGAATAAAAGAGTGGTTGAAGTTAAGGGCTTACGAAGCgataaacaaaaacgaaCTGTGA
- the SLY41 gene encoding Sly41p, translating to MIVTAKSVTSKRRPSINKLGSEASFSVQAQKVSQESFRGHKHTNSFNEVRRLQNRTWKQKIVELFPQNAQEYLPEINIHVSILCVIWYMTSSISSNLSKAILSQFPHPVGLTELQFFLSASLCLAFVIFANHLHKPKSSSSQLRDAVLNFPEGILPNYLNGSFSTCISKTFLVPSKVIWCTTFPMGIFQFVGHITSHKSTSLIPVSLVHSVKALSPIATVCYYRFSKGKQYNNMTYYTLIPLILGVMITCWTSHNNKNSLAQTDRLSFIMGLAFAFISMIIFVSQNIFAKGILTVKSKDILPSKNKSQLDLTQIKMEERSMMKLDKITILFYCSCVGFILTFPIFVTNELFSGSASVFGDLTFKILILVIIHGVAHFFQAMLAFQLIGMLSPVTYSIANIMKRIMIIGVAFIWESNLSINQLFGLSLTIIGLYGYDKWGNKKL from the coding sequence ATGATTGTTACAGCTAAAAGTGTCACCTCCAAACGTCGCCCATCGATCAATAAGCTTGGATCAGAGGCGAGTTTCAGTGTTCAGGCCCAGAAAGTCTCTCAAGAGAGTTTTAGAGGACATAAGCATACCAACTCATTCAATGAGGTGAGAAGATTACAGAATAGAActtggaaacaaaaaattgtGGAGTTATTTCCTCAAAATGCTCAAGAGTATTTACCAGAAATCAACATCCATGTCTCAATATTATGTGTCATCTGGTATATGACCTCCTCGATCTCTTCCAATCTGTCTAAGGCTATTCTATCACAATTTCCACATCCAGTAGGATTAACTGagcttcaatttttcttgagCGCATCACTATGCTTGGCGTTCGTAATTTTCGCTAACCATTTACACAAACCAAAAAGCTCATCATCACAGCTAAGAGACGCAGTGTTAAACTTCCCAGAAGGTATACTACCGAACTATCTTAACGGATCCTTTTCGACTTGCATTTCGAAAACGTTTTTGGTTCCTTCTAAGGTGATTTGGTGTACGACATTTCCAATGGGAATATTTCAATTCGTTGGACATATTACTTCGCATAAATCTACATCATTGATACCCGTCTCTCTGGTTCATTCTGTTAAAGCACTTTCCCCTATAGCGACCGTGTGTTATTACAGGTTTTCGAAGGGCAAGCAATACAACAACATGACATACTACACGTTAATTCCGCTAATTCTTGGTGTTATGATCACATGCTGGACTTCACATAATAACAAGAATAGTTTGGCTCAAACTGATAGGCTCTCATTTATAATGGGACTGGCATTCGCCTTCATTTCCATGATAATTTTTGTATCACAAAATATCTTCGCCAAGGGTATTTTGACTGTAAAGTCGAAGGATATTCTACCAAGCAAAAACAAGTCTCAGTTAGACTTGACtcaaataaaaatggaGGAAAGATCAATGATGAAGCTAGATAAAATCAcgattcttttttattgCTCATGCGTTGGGTTTATTTTAACTTTCCCTATCTTCGTGACAAACGAATTGTTTTCTGGATCGGCGTCGGTGTTTGGCGACTTAACGTTTAAGATTTTAATTCTTGTTATCATACACGGGGTTGCTCACTTCTTCCAGGCAATGCTGGCATTCCAACTAATCGGCATGTTGAGTCCAGTAACATATTCGATTGCCAATATCATGAAACGTATCATGATCATTGGTGTAGCATTCATATGGGAGTCAAACTTATCTATAAATCAGTTATTTGGGTTAAGCTTAACTATAATAGGTTTGTACGGTTACGACAAGTGGGGTAACAAAAAGCTCTGA
- the CUS1 gene encoding U2 snRNP complex subunit CUS1 — protein MAKKSKNHRRRSKHQQATQVNEEAEKKKKLASLLDQAEAQNQDKDTIRNLDPIDIKDETLNKVIQKFTLSAEDSRQKPIVIRTIKDTNDKEEREEDDTASHLEDDEDFEERQPISKRQQRISNKPSIAILKASVPYPELIEWFDCDAEWPFFNAAIKTSHNVVGVPKHWQMKRGYLSGRSVLERRPFELPEIIKQTDIETMREAIPQGNENGTDNKKLKEIARARVQPKLGTLDLDYKRLYDAFFTLGKNWKPELLPFGDLYYENRQLEAELEWKKIKSKYRPGFLSEELREALQLQEGMLPPWCHEMNKLGLPKSYPDMKVCGINWDISNLSSSQYGYWPGDKSLEKSKKNLFGSLVSFDELEHGDINVDWNNSYSSDNDEDDEDGEDGVDNLASTNDGASFEVDETPKEVLANIADDPAKSYKYDENKPLFTVLSESKSYEVDGSDISGLTRTYDTSHKRSKPDDQNDTKESKKQKLEEEPDFRF, from the coding sequence ATGGCAAAGAAGTCTAAAAATCATAGGAGGCGTTCCAAGCACCAACAAGCTACGCAAGTGAATGAGGAAGctgagaaaaagaagaagcttgCAAGTCTATTAGATCAAGCAGAAGCTCAAAATCAAGATAAGGATACAATTAGAAACCTGGATCCAATAGACATTAAAGATGAGACACTTAATAAAGTGATACAGAAGTTTACTTTATCGGCGGAAGATTCGCGACAAAAACCCATCGTCATACGTACGATTAAGGATACCAATGacaaagaggaaagagaagaggaTGATACTGCATCTCATCTAGAGGACGACGAGGACTTTGAAGAGAGACAACCAATATCGAAGAGACAGCAACGGATATCTAATAAACCTAGTATTGCAATATTGAAAGCTTCAGTGCCGTACCCAGAACTTATAGAATGGTTTGATTGTGATGCAGAATGGCCGTTTTTCAATGCTGCTATCAAGACTTCACACAACGTGGTAGGTGTTCCAAAACACTGGCAAATGAAGAGAGGGTACTTATCAGGGAGGTCTGTTTTGGAGAGGAGACCCTTTGAATTGCCAGAAATTATAAAGCAAACTGATATAGAAACTATGAGAGAGGCCATCCCTCAAGGGAACGAGAATGGAACCGACaataaaaaattgaaggaaataGCCAGAGCACGGGTGCAGCCAAAGTTAGGAACTCTAGACTTAGACTACAAAAGATTATACGACGCATTTTTCACTTTAGGTAAAAATTGGAAACCGGAATTACTCCCTTTTGGTGATTTATATTACGAGAATAGACAGTTAGAGGCAGAGCTAGaatggaagaagataaagtCAAAATATAGGCCGGGATTCCTATCCGAGGAATTAAGAGAAGCTTTGCAGCTACAAGAGGGAATGCTTCCCCCCTGGTGTCATGAAATGAATAAGTTAGGATTACCAAAATCTTACCCCGATATGAAAGTTTGTGGCATTAATTGGGATATATCTAATTTAAGCAGCTCACAATATGGATATTGGCCAGGAGATAAGAGCTTGGAAAAAAGCAAAAAGAACCTATTCGGATCTTTGGTTTCCTTTGACGAATTGGAGCATGGTGATATTAATGTAGATTGGAATAATTCATACTCTTCTGACaatgacgaagatgatgaagatggagAGGATGGAGTAGATAATCTTGCATCTACAAATGATGGGGCTTCATTTGAAGTAGATGAAACTCCAAAGGAAGTCCTTGCCAATATTGCAGATGACCCTGCCAAGAGTTATAAGTACGATGAGAATAAGCCACTATTCACTGTTTTGTCGGAATCAAAGTCTTATGAAGTAGATGGCTCAGATATATCAGGTCTTACGCGGACGTACGATACTTCACATAAGCGTTCAAAACCCGATGATCAGAATGACACTAAGGAATCtaagaaacaaaaactggAGGAAGAACCTGATTTCAGATTCTGA
- the NOP58 gene encoding RNA-processing protein NOP58, producing MAYVLTETSAGYALLKASDKKIYKSSTLIEDLNSSEKVLKQFKIAAFSKFSSAANALEEANSVIEGKVSSQLEKLLEECKTDKKATLVVSETKLANAINKLGLNFNVVSDAVTLDIYRAVKEYLPELLPGMNDEDLSKMSLGLAHSIGRHKLKFSADKVDVMIIQAIALLDDLDKELNTYAMRCKEWYGWHFPELAKIVTDSVAYARIILTMGIRVNAAETDMSEILPEEIEERVKTAAEVSMGTEITPVDLENIKCLAEQIVEFAAYREQLSNYLSSRMKAIAPNLTQLVGELVGARLIAHAGSLISLAKSPASTVQILGAEKALFRALKTKHDTPKYGLLYHASLVGQATGKNKGKIARVLAAKAAVSLRYDALAEDRDDSGDIGLECRAKVESRLSQLEGRDLRTTPKVVREHKKVEITEARAYNADADAVTTAAPSADSDDESEEEEETKEKSKKEKKEKKRKRDEDEDESKESKKSKKEKKDKKEKKEKKDKKEKKDKKEKKEKKSKK from the coding sequence ATGGCTTACGTCTTGACTGAAACCTCTGCTGGGTATGCTCTTTTGAAAGCTTCTGACAAGAAGATTTACAAGTCTTCTACTTTGATCGAAGACTTGAACAGCAGTGAGAAAGTCTTGAAGCAATTTAAGATTGCTGCTTTCTCTAAGTTTTCATCTGCTGCTAATgctttggaagaagctAACTCCGTCATTGAAGGTAAGGTGTCATCTCAACTAGAGAAGCTGCTAGAAGAGTGCAAGACAGACAAGAAGGCTACTCTAGTTGTTTCTGAAACCAAGTTGGCTAACGCTATCAACAAGTTGGGCTTGAACTTCAACGTTGTTTCTGATGCTGTTACTTTAGATATCTACCGTGCCGTCAAGGAATATTTGCCAGAATTGTTACCAGGTATGAACGATGAGGACCTTTCCAAGATGTCCTTAGGTTTGGCTCATTCTATTGGTCGTCATAAGCTAAAGTTCTCAGCTGACAAGGTTGATGTTATGATTATCCAAGCTATTGCATTACTAGACGACCTAGATAAGGAATTGAATACCTATGCTATGAGATGTAAGGAATGGTATGGCTGGCATTTCCCAGAATTGGCCAAGATTGTTACTGATTCTGTTGCTTACGCCAGAATTATCTTGACCATGGGTATCAGAGTTAACGCTGCTGAAACTGACATGTCTGAAATCTTGccagaagaaatcgaagaaAGAGTTAAGACCGCAGCTGAAGTTTCTATGGGTACAGAAATCACTCCAGtggatttggaaaacattAAGTGTTTGGCTGAACAAATTGTTGAATTCGCTGCTTACAGAGAACAACTATCCAACTACTTGTCATCCAGAATGAAGGCTATTGCACCAAATTTGACCCAATTAGTTGGTGAACTAGTTGGTGCTAGATTAATTGCCCACGCTGGTTCTTTGATCTCTTTGGCTAAGTCTCCAGCTTCTACTGTTCAAATTTTGGGTGCCGAAAAAGCTTTGTTCAGAGCTTTGAAGACTAAGCATGATACACCAAAGTATGGTCTATTGTACCATGCTTCCCTAGTTGGTCAAGCTACTGGTAAGAACAAGGGTAAGATCGCAAGAGTTTTGGCTGCTAAGGCTGCTGTTTCTTTGCGTTACGATGCTTTGGCAGAAGACAGAGATGACTCTGGTGACATCGGTTTGGAATGCAGAGCAAAGGTTGAATCCAGATTATCACAACTTGAAGGTAGAGACTTGAGAACTACTCCAAAGGTTGTTCGTGAACACAAGAAGGTTGAAATCACAGAAGCTAGAGCTTATAACGCTGATGCTGATGCCGTGACAACCGCTGCTCCATCTGCTGATTCAGACGACGAATctgaagaggaagaagaaactaaGGAAAAGtctaagaaggaaaagaaggaaaagaagaggaagagagatgaagatgaagatgaatccAAGGAGTCTAAGAAGtctaagaaggaaaagaaggacaagaaggaaaagaaggaaaagaaggacaagaaggaaaagaaagacaagaaggaaaagaaggaaaagaagtctAAGAAATAG
- the YHM2 gene encoding Yhm2p, whose amino-acid sequence MSQQPVELKKKPISFSNILLGAGLNLCEVTTLGQPLEVIKTTMAANRQFSFLQAIRHIWARGGVFGFYQGLIPWAWIEASTKGAVLLFVSAEAEYHFKKLGLNNFGAGIMGGISGGVAQAYLTMGFCTCMKTVEITKKKSAVGGVQQSSLAAFKEIYKKEGIRGINKGVNAVAIRQMTNWGSRFGLSRLVEEGIRKVTGKTSPEDKLTAWEKIFASAIGGGLSAWNQPIEVIRVEMQSKTEDPNRPKKLTVGKAFKYIYSTNGIKGLYRGVTPRVGLGIWQTVFMVGFGDMAREFVGRLTGETPTAKH is encoded by the coding sequence ATGTCGCAACAACCAgttgaattgaagaagaagccaaTCTCGTTTTCTAACATTTTGTTGGGAGCAGGTCTAAACTTGTGCGAAGTTACGACGTTGGGGCAGCCATTGGAGGTGATTAAGACGACAATGGCTGCCAATAGGCAGTTTAGTTTCTTGCAGGCCATCCGTCACATCTGGGCTCGTGGGGGTGTTTTCGGGTTCTACCAGGGGTTGATTCCATGGGCTTGGATCGAGGCATCTACGAAGGGTGCGGTGCTTTTGTTTGTGTCTGCTGAGGCCGAATATCACTTTAAGAAGTTGGGTTTGAACAACTTTGGGGCTGGTATCATGGGTGGTATTTCTGGTGGTGTAGCGCAAGCTTATTTGACGATGGGTTTCTGTACGTGTATGAAGACTGTGGAGAtcaccaagaagaagagtgcGGTTGGTGGTGTACAGCAATCTTCGCTGGCTGCGTTCAAAGAAATCTACAAGAAAGAGGGTATCAGAGGTATCAACAAGGGTGTTAACGCGGTTGCCATCAGACAAATGACCAATTGGGGTTCGAGATTTGGTTTGTCGAGATTGGTCGAAGAAGGTATCAGAAAGGTGACCGGGAAGACTAGCCCAGAGGATAAATTGACTGCGTGGGAAAAGATTTTCGCTTCCGCTATCGGTGGTGGTCTTTCAGCCTGGAACCAGCCAATTGAGGTCATTAGAGTTGAGATGCAGTCCAAGACTGAGGATCCAAACAGACCAAAGAAACTAACTGTTGGTAAAGCCTTCAAGTATATTTATAGTACTAATGGTATCAAGGGTCTCTACCGTGGTGTCACTCCAAGAGTCGGTTTAGGTATCTGGCAAACCGTCTTCATGGTCGGTTTCGGGGATATGGCTAGAGAGTTCGTTGGGAGACTAACTGGTGAAACTCCTACCGCTAAGCATTGA